GCAATGCAGCATTAAACGAATGTGAACCTAACACAGTAATACAATCAGCATTAAAGGCAGCAATTTTAGATTTGCCCATTGAAGACAATTTTGGATTTGCATATCTAGTACCCTATCACAACAGCAAAAAAGGCTACAAAGAATGCCAATTCCAACTAGGATATAAAGGCTACATCCAATTAGCCCTTAGAACAGGAATGTATAAAAATATCAATGTAATAGACATTAGAGAAGGAGAATTAAAAAACTGGAATCCTTTGACAGAAGAATTAGAAATTGAATTTATAGAAGATGAAAAAGAAAGAGAAGAAAAAGAGATAATCGGATATGCTGGATATTTTGCACTACTCAATGGCTTTGAAAAGAAAGTCTATTGGTCCGTAGAAAGCTTACTAGGACATGCTAAGAAATATTCAGTTCAATATGCAAAGTACGGTACTGGTAATTGGAAAGACAACTTTAATGAAATGTGCAAGAAAACTGTAATTAAAAACATGATAAACAAGTGGGGAATTCTTTCAGTAGAAATGCAGAAACCTAACCAGCAATTACTAGAAGCCATTAAAGCAGACCAAGCAGTAATAAGAAATGAGAACGAATATGATTATGTAGACAATGATCCTGATGTTATAGAAGTTCTACCAGAAAACGGTGATGAATATGAAGAAGATAAATCGCTATTTGAAGGAACACCATTTGAGGAATAGGCTAGGAGCT
This DNA window, taken from Tepidimicrobium xylanilyticum, encodes the following:
- a CDS encoding recombinase RecT, which produces MTNKPVVNKTNKLTQNYTVKSLLNTESYQKRFKEVLGNRAPQFMSSIISAVNSNAALNECEPNTVIQSALKAAILDLPIEDNFGFAYLVPYHNSKKGYKECQFQLGYKGYIQLALRTGMYKNINVIDIREGELKNWNPLTEELEIEFIEDEKEREEKEIIGYAGYFALLNGFEKKVYWSVESLLGHAKKYSVQYAKYGTGNWKDNFNEMCKKTVIKNMINKWGILSVEMQKPNQQLLEAIKADQAVIRNENEYDYVDNDPDVIEVLPENGDEYEEDKSLFEGTPFEE